The following coding sequences are from one Saccopteryx bilineata isolate mSacBil1 chromosome 3, mSacBil1_pri_phased_curated, whole genome shotgun sequence window:
- the LOC136331787 gene encoding zinc finger protein 256-like: MAAAVLRRLAEVQVTFKDIALYFSRKEWGLLNEAQRRLYLDVMLENFELMSSLGCCCGAEDVEAPTKQNASEKVSLAKDSTLALSSQKSHPCESCGLVLRDIFNLVKQQESQLLKCGACGELFYFNTKCQDHENQYMTKKHFERHVDRVSPAKGHNFNVSQMPFTCQERGLDIITESRRVQQQATHTRDRPDETSGSRVTLHTRKKYHQKVHTGERPYECSECGKSFSGSSGFRYHQIVHTGERPYKCSECGKSFSSSSSLRYHQSTHTEDRPFECSECRKTFTTKTYLRRHQRVHSGERPYKCSECGKSFSNRSYLQYHQRVHSGEKPYTCSECGKSFSSSSSYRYHQSTHTEERSYECSECRKTFTTKSYLHRHQRIHSGERPYKCSECGKSFTSSSYLQYHQRTHSGERPYQCSECGKSFISNSQFSYHQRVHTGEWPYECSECRKSFITKTAFHRHQRVHSKEWPYKCSECGKSYFCIDTFRRHQRVHSGERPYKCSECEKSYFCSSNLVCHQRVHTGERPFECSECGKSFSSSTGFHYHQRVHAR; encoded by the exons GTTCAGGTGACGTTCAAAGATATTGCCCTCTACTTCTCTAGGAAGGAATGGGGCCTTCTTAATGAGGCTCAGAGACGCCTGTACCTGgatgtgatgctggagaactTTGAGCTTATGTCCTCGCTGG GTTGCTGCTGTGGAGCAGAGGATGTGGAGGCTCCCACTAAACAGAATGCTTCTGAAAAAGTGTCACTGGCAAAGGATTCTACTCTGGCCTTGTCTTCCCAGAAGAGCCACCCCTGTGAGAGTTGTGGCCTCGTCTTGAGAGACATTTTCAACTTGGTTAAGCAGCAGGAATCACAGCTATTGAAATGTGGCGCATGTGGAgaactattttatttcaatacaAAGTGTCAGGACCATGAGAATCAGTACATGACAAAGAAGCATTTTGAAAGACATGTGGACAGGGTCTCACCTGCAAAAGGCCACAATTTCAATGTGTCTCAGATGCCCTTTACCTGCCAGGAGAGAGGACTGGACATCATTACTGAATCTAGACGTGTCCAACAACAGGCTACACATACCAGGGACAGGCCAGATGAAACCTCAGGGTCTCGGGTGACTTTGCATACCAGAAAAAAGTATCATCAGAAAGTTCACACAGGAGAAAGACCCTatgagtgcagtgaatgtgggaaatctttttcCGGTAGCAGTGGCTTTCGTTATCATCAGAtagttcacactggagaaaggccttataagtgcagtgaatgtgggaaatctttttcCAGTAGCAGTAGCCTTCGATATCATCAGAGTACTCACACAGAAGACAGGCCCTTTGAGTGCAGTGAATGTAGGAAAACCTTTACCACAAAAACTTATTTACGTCGTCATCAGAGAGTTCACAGTGGAGAGAGGCCGTAtaagtgcagtgaatgtgggaaatctttttcCAATAGATCTTACCTTCAATATCATCAGAGAGTTCATAGTGGAGAAAAGCCTTATacatgcagtgaatgtgggaaatctttttcCAGTAGTAGTAGCTATAGATATCATCAGAGTACTCACACAGAAGAAAGGTCCTATGAGTGCAGTGAATGTAGGAAAACCTTTACCACAAAATCTTATTTACATCGTCATCAGAGAATTCACAGTGGAGAAAGGCCGTAtaagtgcagtgaatgtgggaaatcttttacCAGTAGCTCTTACCTTCAGTATCATCAGAGAACTCACAGTGGAGAAAGACCTTATCAGTGCTCTGAATGTGGCAAATCTTTTATCAGCAATTCTCAATTTAGTtatcatcagagagttcacactggagaaTGGCCTTATGAGTGCAGTGAATGTAGGAAATCCTTTATCACAAAAACTGCTTTCCATCGTCATCAGAGAGTTCACAGTAAAGAATGGCCTTAtaagtgcagtgaatgtgggaaatcttaTTTCTGTATCGATACCTTTCGTCGTCATCAGAGAGTTCACAGTGGAGAAAGACCTTATAAGTGCAGCGAGTGTGAGAAATCTTATTTCTGTAGCTCTAACCTTGTTTGtcatcagagagttcacactggagaaaggccttttgagtgcagtgaatgtgggaaatctttttcCAGTAGTACTGGATTTCATTATCATCAGAGAGTTCATGCTAGATAA